In Acipenser ruthenus chromosome 15, fAciRut3.2 maternal haplotype, whole genome shotgun sequence, a genomic segment contains:
- the LOC131697573 gene encoding kunitz-type protease inhibitor 1-like: MSAINWVGVFLPFLVVSLLPITGTQAQNFGEDCLDKFTPGKPDFILDTDDSVKDGATFLASPNVSQWKECVRACCMQPKCNLAFMEEADFHCFLFDCLHKQSYVCRFIKKTGYVNYILSSVSKEYLEGHNFKPDSDKPPSALVSLDRVVQPQETVTLGANESKDDHDIVDYKWDLVQGNPTVQWQKTDLHDQVVVSNLNEGTYVFRLTVTDTVGQTDSANVTILVLTKEQSADYCLVPHKIGPCRGSFPRWYYNSELGKCEKFLFGGCKSNQNNYLTEEDCTGACQGLNAASTHSGRGVFPPNKCNTECSSSQFKCGDGCCLDGGLECDGQSQCSDGSDEASCTNIKNKFGRLLDIDIPKEKVRCTEPPVTGPCRASHLRWYYDPYSTQCHRFTFGGCTGNNNNFKSDEECSAACSGVTQADVFARGQFERQDSGDSNSGAIAVAVVLGVSIAIVIAVMGYCYLKNRKARLRRQPVAVNDGSSTLSTAEDTHRLVYNSTTKPLH; this comes from the exons ATGTCTGCTATTAATTGGGTAGGGGTATTCCTGCCTTTCCTGGTTGTCTCTTTACTGCCTATAACGGGAACACAGGCTCAGAATTTTGGGGAGGACTGCTTGGACAAGTTTACTCCTGGTAAACCAGATTTTATTCTGGATACGGACGATTCTGTGAAGGATGGAGCCACCTTCCTCGCGTCCCCGAATGTATCTCAGTGGAAAGAGTGCGTGCGGGCCTGTTGCATGCAACCCAAGTGCAACCTGGCTTTTATGGAGGAAGCTGACTTTCATTGCTTTCTATTCGATTGTCTCCACAAGCAGTCCTATGTGTGCCGATTTATTAAGAAGACGGGATATGTTAATTACATCTTGAGTTCTGTCTCAAAAGAATATCTGGAGGGACACAACTTCAAACCTG ATTCAGATAAACCTCCAAGTGCACTGGTTAGTTTGGACAGAGTAGTCCAGCCTCAAGAGACTGTAACACTGGGAGCTAATGAGAGTAAAGATGATCACGACATTGTCGACTACAAGTGGGACCTGGTGCAAGGGAACCCCACCGTTCAGTGGCAG AAAACGGATCTACATGACCAGGTGGTTGTGTCCAATCTGAACGAAGGCACATACGTTTTCCGGCTGACGGTGACAGACACTGTGGGGCAAACGGATTCTGCGAACGTCACTATCCTAGTTCTCACAAAGGAGCAGTCAGCGG ATTACTGTCTGGTTCCTCATAAGATTGGCCCATGTCGGGGTTCATTCCCTCGCTGGTACTACAACTCAGAGCTCGGGAAGTGTGAGAAGTTCCTGTTTGGGGGCTGCAAATCAAACCAGAACAATTATTTGACGGAGGAAGATTGTACTGGGGCCTGCCAGGGGCTGAATG CTGCATCTACCCATTCAGGTCGGGGTGTTTTTCCACCGAACA AGTGCAATACTGAGTGCTCCTCCAGCCAGTTCAAGTGTGGGGACGGCTGCTGTTTGGATGGTGGTCTGGAATGTGATGGACAGTCTCAGTGCTCTGATGGGTCTGATGAGGCTTCTTGCACTAATA taaaaaacaaatttGGCCGTTTGCTGGATATTGACATTCCAAAGGAGAAAG TTCGTTGCACAGAACCCCCTGTGACTGGTCCATGTCGTGCCAGCCACTTGCGGTGGTACTATGACCCCTACAGCACACAGTGTCACAGGTTTACCTTCGGAGGCTGCACTGGGAATAACAACAACTTCAAGAGTGATGAGGAGTGCAGTGCTGCCTGCTCAGGAGTGACGC AAGCAGATGTGTTTGCCAGGGGACAGTTTGAACGTCAAGATTCTGGTGACTCCAACTCCG GAGCCATTGCTGTGGCTGTGGTCCTTGGTGTTTCTATAGCGATTGTCATTGCTGTTATGGGTTACTGCTACCTGAAGAATAGGAAGGCCCGTCTGCGACGCCAGCCTGTGGCTGTCAATGATGGCTCCTCCACCCTCTCAACCGCTGAGGACACCCACAGACTCGTCTACAACTCCACCACCAAGCCCTTGCACTGA